Genomic segment of Mycobacteriales bacterium:
GTCTATGACACGACCCTGCGCGACGGCGCCCAACGGGAGGGGTTATCGCTTTCGGTCCACGACAAGCTGGCCATCGCCCGGTACCTCGACGAACTCGGGGTCGGGTTCATCGAGGGGGGCTGGCCCGGCTCCAATCCGAAGGACGCGGAATTCTTCCGCCGGGCCCCCAAGGAGCTCGACCTGTCAACCGCCGTTCTCGCCGCGTTCGGAGCCACCCGGCGCCCCGGTGTTCGGGCCGCCGACGACCCGCAGGTGGCCGCGTTGCGGGACTCGGGGACCCAGGTCGTGACCCTTGTGGCCAAGGCGCATGACCGACATGTCGAGAAGGCCCTGCGGACCACGCTTGAAGAGAACCTGGAGATGGTGCGGGACACAGTGAGTCACCTCAGGGCGGAGGGTCGACGGGTGTTCGTCGACGCCGAGCACTTCTTCGACGGGTATACCGACAATCCCGGCTACGCGCTGCAGGTGTGCCGGGTCGCGGCCGAGGCGGGCGCCGACGTGGTCGTGCTCTGCGACACCAACGGCGGGAATCTCCCGCAGCGGCTCGCCGAGGTCGTCCAGAAGGTCGCGGACGACGGTCTCCGGGTGGGGATCCATGCTCACAACGACGCCGCCTGTGCGGTGGCGAATTCGTTGGCTGCCGTCGAGGCCGGAGCCACTCACGTGCAGGGCACCGCCAACGGATACGGAGAGCGGTGCGGCAACGCGGACCTGTTCGCCGTGGTCGCCGGACTGGAACTGAAAACCGGACGCCGGGTGCTGCCCTCGGGTCGGCTCGCCGAACTTGGGCGGGTCAGTCATGCGATCGCCGAGGTTGCGAACATCGCGCCGGATCCGCACCAACCCTACGTAGGGGCCAGCGCATTTGCTCACAAGGCCGGCCTGCACGTCTCCGCGGTGAAGGTGGCGCCGGACCTCTATCAGCACGTCGATCCATCGAGTGTCGGCAACGAGTTGCGCCTTCTCGTCTCCGAACTCGCCGGTCGGGCCACGGTCGAGCTCAAAGGCCGGGAGCTCGGACTCGACCTGGATCGGGACACGGTGATCCGGATCATCGAGCGGGTCAAGGATCTCGAATCGGTGGGGTTCACGTTCGAAGCAGCCGAGGCCTCATTCGAGCTCATGCTCCACGAGGAGCTGACCGGCCAGCGGCCGAGCTACTTCGATCTCGAGTCATGGCGGGTCATCGTCGAGCGCCGCGCCGATGGAGCGGTGGCGAGCGAGGCCACCGTCAAGCTTCGGGCGAACGGGGAACGGATCGTCGCCACCGGCGAGGGCAACGGCCCGGTGAACGCCCTGGATAACGCCCTGCGGCTGGCCCTGGGGCAGCTGTACCCGGTGTTGGCGGAGTTCCACCTGGTCGACTTCAAGGTCCGTATCGTCGAGGGCCGTCACGACACGGGCGCCGTGACCCGGGTCCTCGTCGAGACCGGGAACGGTGTTCGGGAGTGGGGGACGGTCGGTGTCGACGAGAACGTGATCGCCGCCTCCTGGCAGGCTCTGGAGGACGCGTACAACTACGGCTTGTCCCTCGCCGCGCGGGCCTAGCCGGCCCGCTGCCGTCGACGGGTGGTGGCCGCGAGCCCGGCCAGGGCCAACGCACCGGCGGCCGCGAGCGGCAGCCCGAGACCTTCCCCGGTGGCCGGCAGCGATGCCGAAGACGAACTCACCGCTCCGATCCGCGCCCTCGCGGCACCCGACGGCCCGCTGCCTGGGAACTCGATCACCTGCTGAAAGGTGGGCCGGTTCTGCCAATCCTGGGCGGGCTGGCCCACGATGCCCACCGCGGTGTAGTGGATCGAGTCGTAGACCGGCTGGCTGACCCCGGCCTGCTCACTTGCGGTGGACCTGGTCCAGGAGGCGACCGTCGGCGAGCCGTTCGCGCTGACCATCGCGGAGTACGTTGCCGACAGGGCGCCATCGATAGCGGCCCGGCAGCTTGCCGCACCCCCGCCGCAGATCCTGGTCATGATTTCGGGGCCGAACGGCTGGGCGACTGGCTCGCCTCGAAGTTGGCGGAGCACCTTGACGAGGTAGCCTTCCCAGCCCCCGTCGTAGGCGCTACCGACGTTGGACCCGCCCGGTGTGTTTGCAAAGTCCAAGGGCAGCACGCTGTATCGGTAGGGCAGCCCGTTGACGTCCTCGACGCCCCCGGCCTTGAGGATCGGGTCGAAGATCGCCTCGATCAGCGTGGGGTACAGCTCGTCCATGAGCGCGACGGCCGACGCGTCGACATACTGCGCGTCGCCGTGGGCGGCTCTCCGCCGGTGCGCTCCCGCCGCGAGCCACGCGGACAGTTCCGACAGCTCCTGGGTTTGGGTTCCGGCTCCCGGCGAGGCGAGGTAGCCGAGAAGTTCGGGTAGCACCCGGCGTCCGGACAGGTCGACCGTTGCGGCATCCTCCATCGCCTGTACGAGGTTGGCTCGGGTGATCTTGTTGTTGTGGAGCGCGAACTGCTGCTTGATGGCAGTGGTCAGGGACATGACTCGGTAGATCGGCCCATAGCCGAACTGGTCGTCAGCGGCGGAGAATTCCGGCGCCGGCTTGTTGTTCCAGCTGGTGAAGAAACCCTGCGGGGGATCGATCTCGTGCGGGTGGCCGGCGTCGGACAGGAAACCTTTCCAATCCGCGCCGCCGGTGCCCCACGTCGGGAGGCTCGGATCCACTCCGGCTGGCCGGATTGGATCAGCGCCGCTGACGTAGTAGGCGATATCCCGGCTGTCGGCATAAAGCCAGTTGAACGTGTAGCCGATGTGCTCCGCCCCGGTCATCCAGGTCTGTGCGCTGGTCGTGTACGAAGGTGAGTTCCATCGAAAGAAGCCGACCGCAGAGTCGGCCTCGTGGTTGTACGTGCTGCGCTGGGTGACGATGGCGACCGGTTTGCCGCCGACCGTCGTCCAGCCCTGGACTATCCCGTGCACGGTCAGATAGATGTCATGCCGGAGATCCACCGGCGCCCCCAGGCCGCCGGGCTTCGGGAACGCGAGTTCGGTGAACACCTCGTGAGTCATGGGCAGGCAGCGGCCCTTGTACTCGTAGAACGTCCCGTGCGGACCGGCCGCCCCGCCGTTCGGGTTGCACACCAGCTCGACCCGCTGATCCACGACGTCCGTGCCGGCCGAGGTCGCCGACCAGGCGTAGTCCACGCCGCGCCCCAGCTCGACGACGAAATTCGTCCCCGGGAAGGAGGCGCCCTCGGCCGCGTAGTCCGGACCGTGCAGGTCCTCCTCCATGAGGATTTCCGGTGCGAAATAGCCGACCTGCGGGCCGAATACGGCGATGGGATGGCCGGACGCGGTATGCGAGCCGGCGACGACGAGCGCGTTGCTCATGGCCTTCGGGAAGCTGAGCAGTGCGGCGACGATCTTCATCGCGGTCAGGTTGGGCGCGGTGAGGTTGCAATTGGCCGTCGTGTCGGTTGGACCACCGGTGAGCGGAGTGTTC
This window contains:
- the cimA gene encoding citramalate synthase; this encodes MPVQPDEFHVYDTTLRDGAQREGLSLSVHDKLAIARYLDELGVGFIEGGWPGSNPKDAEFFRRAPKELDLSTAVLAAFGATRRPGVRAADDPQVAALRDSGTQVVTLVAKAHDRHVEKALRTTLEENLEMVRDTVSHLRAEGRRVFVDAEHFFDGYTDNPGYALQVCRVAAEAGADVVVLCDTNGGNLPQRLAEVVQKVADDGLRVGIHAHNDAACAVANSLAAVEAGATHVQGTANGYGERCGNADLFAVVAGLELKTGRRVLPSGRLAELGRVSHAIAEVANIAPDPHQPYVGASAFAHKAGLHVSAVKVAPDLYQHVDPSSVGNELRLLVSELAGRATVELKGRELGLDLDRDTVIRIIERVKDLESVGFTFEAAEASFELMLHEELTGQRPSYFDLESWRVIVERRADGAVASEATVKLRANGERIVATGEGNGPVNALDNALRLALGQLYPVLAEFHLVDFKVRIVEGRHDTGAVTRVLVETGNGVREWGTVGVDENVIAASWQALEDAYNYGLSLAARA
- a CDS encoding penicillin acylase family protein, which produces MRKFVGFAGLALVAVSVAAVGPAGAAADFTPNPTYQADDSGRGQIMSILPAGENGLVNSAQLLAFESSGSRPAGSQDQLTKYANLLYGYPSLSNAQLPQYYDDASFGVRAADIVRTEQPSPDVVIYRDRHDVPHIYGRTLTGTAFGAGYAAAEDRLFLIDVLRHYGAGDLSAFLGPSCSDERMDHDELLSAPYTQPQEQAQIDAIAASNGIVGTDLKSMLTGYVDGINAYIAATRTNPALLPADYAAAVGPPQPWIPSDVISVAALVGGIFGKGGGNELANARLLQYLESHLHSAAEARTAFTDFREQNDPNAPTTIVDRSFPYEIPGKIDPALTALPDPNTPLTGGPTDTTANCNLTAPNLTAMKIVAALLSFPKAMSNALVVAGSHTASGHPIAVFGPQVGYFAPEILMEEDLHGPDYAAEGASFPGTNFVVELGRGVDYAWSATSAGTDVVDQRVELVCNPNGGAAGPHGTFYEYKGRCLPMTHEVFTELAFPKPGGLGAPVDLRHDIYLTVHGIVQGWTTVGGKPVAIVTQRSTYNHEADSAVGFFRWNSPSYTTSAQTWMTGAEHIGYTFNWLYADSRDIAYYVSGADPIRPAGVDPSLPTWGTGGADWKGFLSDAGHPHEIDPPQGFFTSWNNKPAPEFSAADDQFGYGPIYRVMSLTTAIKQQFALHNNKITRANLVQAMEDAATVDLSGRRVLPELLGYLASPGAGTQTQELSELSAWLAAGAHRRRAAHGDAQYVDASAVALMDELYPTLIEAIFDPILKAGGVEDVNGLPYRYSVLPLDFANTPGGSNVGSAYDGGWEGYLVKVLRQLRGEPVAQPFGPEIMTRICGGGAASCRAAIDGALSATYSAMVSANGSPTVASWTRSTASEQAGVSQPVYDSIHYTAVGIVGQPAQDWQNRPTFQQVIEFPGSGPSGAARARIGAVSSSSASLPATGEGLGLPLAAAGALALAGLAATTRRRQRAG